The sequence GGAAATGATAATTCAAGATTAAGTTTGTCTGTAATGAAATATTTTACACCTGGAATAAATCCCAATAAAAATCCTGTATACAAATAGTGATATTTATACGAAAATGATAAATATGGAACTGTAATTTGGTCATAAAAAGAATATTTCATCGAACTCCCTATGTAAGGCTTGAAATCAGTTTCCTCATTTTTTAAAAAATAATAATTAAATTGATATTTTAATCCGATATCAATACGTCTAATTTTTGCACCACTAATAATATTCCCTTGATTATCAGTTGATTTTGTGTCTCTTTTATTGATACTTAATTTACTCAATTCAAATCCATGTGTAAACTTAAAGGTACGGCCTACCTCAATTTCGGGAGCAATATTTCCAAAGTTTGCTTCTTTAATATAATAGGAATAGTATAGATTTACTTTTTCTTTATCTTGAAAGGAATAGTATAGATTTATCTTTGCAATTTTTACTTTTAATTTCTTGTCATTTTCATGATCCTGACATACGGCTAGTATAGTAGGAAAGGTAACAAGTAAAATGAATAGAGCTGGTGTTATTTTATTATTACGCATTAAAAAAAGTTAAATTATTGTTTGCAAGTTAAAAAATATATCTACCTTCGCGCCCTGGTTTTACACTAACTAAATGTGTGCCAGGTGGAAACACCTGGCGCCACTTCAAAAACTATGGAAATTCTAACAACTACCGTTGCACGAATTATTTTCGCATTGCCATTTGGTATCTTTGGCGTTATGCATTTTATGGGGGCGAAGGATATGGGAGGCATGGTTCCTTCTTTTATTCCAGGAGGTGTTTTTTGGATTTATCTAACCGGTGCTGCTTTGGTAGCAGCCTGTATTAGCATCATTATTCAAAAAATGGCAAAGTTGTCATGCCTGTTATTGGCTCTTATGCTGCTTTTATTTATTCTTACTATGCATATACCGGGCTTAATGAATGAGATGACTATGCAGATGTCTATGATGTCATTGCTAAAAGATATGGCACTCATGGGCGGAGCGCTTACTTATGCAGGTATTTTTGCTAAAGAAGAAGCATAAGTAATCCCAACAATTTAATACAAACCCTCCTTTTCTCATTAACCCCTGACTTAAGTCAGGGGTTAATGAGAAAAGGAGGGTTTTTTTGTGGGTTTGAAACAGGGCAGTCTGAAAATCTATCTTTGTTTATAAATAAAAAAATAATCCTCCGAAAACAAACAGACCTGGTTTTTAAAAACTATGGTATTAATAAAAATTTTGTCTTCAGGTAATTGAATAGTCCTGGTATTAAAATTGTAAAGATGAAACAGGTGTATTTTATTGTCTTCCAGGTAATATAGTTCTTCATTGAGAAAGCCGAAACTTTCGAGCCGGGTGAAAGGGAGTTTCTTTTTATAGTTACCTAGGTTATCAAACACTAAGATCCCGGAATTATAGTCGTTGATAAAGAGCATATTCTGGTATTCCCGCATGAAGTTGATATCGTAGTCCCGGGCATCAAGCAGCAGGTCAAGTGGCGTTTCAATCGTAATGGTTTGAAGCTGAATGTCATGCTTTTTTAAGCTAAAATCGCTATCATCAATGATCCACAGGTTATTATCCGCGGCAAGGGTAGCTGTTCTTGCAAATCCAATGGATGAAAGGTCAAAATTATAAATGGATATCGGTGCAAGAAACCTGTCAAGCATTACGTACTCCTGAAAGTCTTTATAGAATAAAAATATCTTTACGCTGTTCCAGGCTTCAATCAATGAAATGCTGCCTATTTTCTGTGGAGAATAGGTTAATTTAGTATTTCCTGCTGTATCATATTTATTTACATTTCCGTCTCCGTCACAAACAAAGATATTGTTATACCTGTCAACGGAAACTTTATCAGGTGACTTTACCGGTATGGTTTTAATTAGTTGTAGTGATTGGCTGTAACAGTTGAGAGTTGATCCCGATAAATATCGGGAACAGTTGACAATCAGCAGTAGACAAAGCGCAGCACGTAGAGCGCGCAACACATAGCGGATGGCGTAAATAATATGGTTAGTTTTAGGTTTCAAAATATTTAAGCTCCAGCTTTTCACCATCAAAAACAGCATAAGCGCAGTGATGAACCCATTCTCCCAGGTTTATATACCGGCTGTTTTCAGAAACATCCATATCCATAGGCAAATGCCGGTGACCGAAAATATAATA comes from Cytophagales bacterium and encodes:
- a CDS encoding DoxX family protein — protein: MEILTTTVARIIFALPFGIFGVMHFMGAKDMGGMVPSFIPGGVFWIYLTGAALVAACISIIIQKMAKLSCLLLALMLLLFILTMHIPGLMNEMTMQMSMMSLLKDMALMGGALTYAGIFAKEEA